The Watersipora subatra chromosome 1, tzWatSuba1.1, whole genome shotgun sequence genome has a window encoding:
- the LOC137408173 gene encoding uncharacterized protein: MKTCKKMATILQVYLVILSCVVSCSAQVSNNGMTFFDVFQSFLMCPAGLPQVACLVNPCQVETCVDHKQARCRDDSCTSCENHFIDPFSRQRLPSFQCDCPVVDRVQCYINPCQNYQCKSGDPLVRAFARCESYPCRECNRKWFIDRRQGSADVTVLCEPATFSHIPIFG, from the exons TTATCCTATCATGTGTGGTGAGCTGCTCAGCCCAAGTAAGCAACAACGGGATGACATTCTTTgatgtgtttcaatcatttctcATGTGTCCGGCTGGTTTGCCACAAGTTGCCTGCCTTGTCAACCCATGCCAAGTAGAAACCTGTGTTGACCACAAACAAGCCCGATGTAGGGATGACTCCTGCACTTCTTGTGAAAATCACTTCATTGACCCCTTTTCGAGACAAAGACTGCCGAGTTTTCAAT GTGATTGTCCAGTGGTGGATAGAGTACAGTGCTACATAAACCCATGCCAGAATTACCAATGCAAAAGCGGAGACCCTCTCGTTAGAGCCTTTGCTAGATGCGA ATCATATCCATGCCGTGAGTGCAACAGGAAATGGTTCATTGACAGACGACAAGGAAGTGCTGATGTCACTGTACTTTGTGAACCTGCCACATTCTCCCACATTCCCATCTTTGGTTAA